The genomic stretch TATTCTTTACCCGTTGGTTGGAATGTCAGAAGATGATTGCTAACAGCACGCTAAGCATAAGACAGTAAACAATCCCAGCCAAAGCCACATTACAGTGATACAAATCTGAGCAGACATGCTGTGAATGAGGCGATTTCTTCCAGAGCTTTTCATCTTTTAACCTCAATGTGCAGGGAAAAATAAAAGCGGCAtcctctgtgacacacaccACACTCCCTCTCTGTACAGCTGTACAATATGAGCATATATacaatacattacattacagtacaACGCAAAACAAATCCAAGTGACAGGACATCAGGGCAGGCAGCGGTAGAACATCAAGTTAGCAGGCAGAtctctgagctctgtgtgtgtgcgtgtgtgtgtgtttgtgtgtgtgtgtgtgtgtgcgtgtgtgtcccaATTTTCATAAAGACACATTGCCCTTTTAGGGACATGATGATAACCAGGAAGTGGCACTCATAATTAAAACAAGGGGTTTTGAGGAAACAGCAGgagcacaggcacacacacatccacatccacacatccatatccacacacacacacacacacacacgcacacagaaccGCAGAGACGGGAAACTTAATTTGTTTGAGTGTTGAAGGTATCTCATTGGCTGTTCTTGCTGTCCGTCAGGCTAATTTGAACATCCCGATGGGAGCTCTGCGTCCAGGGGCGGGACATCCTgtcaagaggagagaggagacagtaGACACAGAAGAGgtaagacaacacacacacacacacacacacacacacacacacacacacacacacacacaagaaggtGAAGCAAACGTTTAGTTTCTGTTTTCGTGTTCGAACCACAAACGTCCTTCACTTTCAGGTCTTTCACTTTGTCCAtattctgttttccttcttaTGAGAAGTATGTAATATGAAggtatacagtatattcacaTATATAGCAGTATTACACACTTTTCAGATGTGTACTGCCATGTACTACTGCTTTATTTTCATGACCATCATCACCACTTTTCACGCAGTCAGAGAAgaatctgcacacaaacacgatGTACGGAGTTCACGTAATGCTTTCAGTGTACAGGAGATGAATCCACTCGGATAGTAATGGATGTAAATAACTCAGCGCTGCAGTCGCCTGGTCCACTCACAGtttctgcatctgtttgtgttatttttttcctcaggctCATTCACCAGACCAGACCAGCGCCGCAGCCCAGACGCCGGAGGAGAAGAAGGCGCTGCCGGGCGCGGTGAAACTGCCCGGGCCCGCTGTTAACCTATCAGAGCTGCAGAACGTCAAGAGCGAACTACGATGGGTCACCAAGGATTAACACGGACAGAAGGTGACCGTCGTCGTATGAGCACGGCTGAAAGTCCTCATTGTTCTGGGATTAGAATTAAGAATTAAAGCGGTAACACAATGTAAAGTCTGTTTTAAGTCTGCAAATCTTCCACTGATCCGTCGTGATAACATCTTACTTGGAAATGTTTGACGCAGCTCTTGTCAGCGCAGACACAGTCGGCCTTAAAGGgtccaaagaaaaaaatgcaaatcagaACCAAACGACGGGGAGAAAGCACAAAGATGCGTTTACAAATCGGGTCACCTGTCCTTTGTGAATGATGCAAATCCAGCACACGAGTCTGAAAACAGTCAATAACTCTACAAAAGCAGGTCGGCATACCTAAAGAGCAGCTTCtgtgcagagatggaggaagtattcagatcctttctGTTTAGTTGGTTAAGGCTGagcattttttttacttatGGATGCAATTTTCTATGTAAAATCTTCATTTGTAACCTAACCAGAAACTATTagttgtcagataaatgtagtttCAGTTGggagaaaatgtgataaagTGAAGTAGAAATACATCAGATTTTCACTAAAGTACAGTTACAtcctcccacagacacacagtgtaatCACTGGATTACCAGTCTACACATGTCTACACCGTTTGATCCTGGGTGGGGTCACGGGGGGGTCGATGATACATATGGATAAATACATTCAGCTATTCAGAGTTTCAGATCCAGCAAACCTGCACGTCATTGGATTATGGGAGGAGAGGACACTGGGAGGACATGCAAAGTGGAAAAACCCCTGCTGGCCCCATCTATTCGCTGGAAAGTCACAAAACCAACCACTGAGCCGGGCATTCTGTCATATTATGCAACCAAGCTGTGTTTCAGAGGAACGGGAAAGTTTGGGTCTTCAagccaaaaggaaaaaaaactggatatttgatgtcatttcctgtattATTAATGTACTGTCAATAACATTTAGTTTCAGTTAAATGGATGTTTTACTTGCATGTTCACTACAAAGAGCATGAACAATGAGGCAAAATTATTCttaatatttcacaaaaaacatgcagaagagGTGGAAGGACATTTTTCAGCTCTAAACAGTCTCCACCAATCACAGGGCACCCTGCATGTAGCCTGAGAGTCAAAACTCAGGGCTacgaaaagcaaacaaacacccTCCTGCTCATCAAGATCACTGAAGGCGACTCAGCATTTAGACCAACTCAGAGCTTCTGTCATCTGGACAATCAGAGGAAATTCTTTACAGAGACTAAAGTGGAAACTTAAATCTATTTATCTGTGTTATGGTTTCTGGGTTTTTAAACGCTTCAAGCATCACAGATAAAAATCTATCGACCTGCACTGTTCAGAGGCGGCTGCAGAATTCTCAGATCCTCTGTATTATATTTGTGCCTCGCTCCTGAGGCGCCGTGCATTGAGAAATTTTGAGCAAGCGTGTAAATTATATTTTATAGAGATATTATCAATAATTTAGTTTGAGCTGGCCAAAATCCAGTTTGTGAGGTTATTGTTCACTCAGTTGGATAATAGCAAATACACTGAGTCAGCACAAACTAAGTTTTTAAGTTATTCTTTGCATGATAATCTCTGCCCAAACTAAATTTATGTCCTCTTCAAAATGTCCTGTTGTGCCACAAAGATACACTGCATAACACAGTGcaataaactgtgtgtttgatagTTAATTAAAGCACAAATTCAATTCCATAAAAACCTTAAATTAAGTCAAAAGTTGGCTCGTGGTGCAAAGCGTGATCATGTCTACTTCTGTGCACAGAGAGAAtccaaatgtgacattttgtgagAGGAAAGTCGAACAAGACGCTTAATTATCAGACAGCACTGCCAGGTTCATTATGTCTTCATCACAGTGAGATAACTGCTGACACCCTGGATGCTCTCACTGGTCGGGCTGCACAGCAATTACTTGCAGTGGCCGGAGCTCACCACCGGGGGTCAGTGTGGGCTGCGCAGTCTTCGTTCAGGTCAAGCTGCGTGTGTGTCGGTGCCTCTGTGTGTGGGCTGGAGAGGTTGAGTCAGGCTCTATATTTATACATtatagaagtgtgtgtgtgttttagaaaatgtgtgtgagcgtCGAGGGGCAGTCTGTGCTGTGACTTTCTCAGCGGGACGCACAAACCGCGGTATCCAAACACTGTGGCTGCTCTGCCCTGCCCAAACCGTGTGGGTGTGCTGTGTAGGAGACAAACGAGAGTGAGGAGCAGAAGCTGGTTCAACTTTTAGTGGTAAACACCAGAAATGGTACTACATGCTATTTCTGAGCAGGTTTGGAGCGTGCAGTAACGTTCTGCATCCGGCCGACTTCTCAGTGTGCGTCTGACGAGCGCTCGGTgacccacaatgcactgcacaaagaaagtcacagctgcagaaaacaagcaaatcGTAAAGGAAGATCTCACTTTCAACAAGTTTCACTAGTTTTACTTGAAGGTCCCTCAGCTCGTGTCTTCTGCaccacatggccaaaagtatgtggacatgcATGTGATCCCTCTATCCCACAACAATGTGagcattaatctgctgctatAACAATCTCCGCTCTGGTTTCAGGCTTCTCACCAGATGTTTGGAACCCGACAAAAGCATGAGTGAGGTCCAGGACTAATTTTGGTGATAAGGCCTGGCtcgttccagttcatcccaaagttGTTAGACGGGTTTGAGGTCAGGCCAGTCAaagttcttccacaccaaactgggaaaacatCAAGATTTTCCTTCATCGGAACAAAAGGGTCCAGTCCAAACCATGAACAAAAGAACAGCACATGAACAGGGGTGTCCACTTACTTTTGGCCAAATAACATATCACTTTATGTCCAAGGAtataaagctaagctaactcgTACACATTTCAGCATGGGACTGCTTTATTCTTAAGTTCCCAGTGAGGGTCCTGTCATTCAGGTTATTAgcttctctctcagcctcttgCATTTTCACCGGGCTTCAGTGGATCATCACAAAAGCGCTCTGTGGCTCCATCCACTGATGCTTCACCTGAAGCCTGAAGACCTGCGCTGCCTCCGAGAAGTGTTTGTATGACTAATACTCGAGCACTTTgagatggaaataaacagaaaaatgtgtcagACGGTGAGGGAGATCAAGACGCAGAGAGAACCAGAAATGGAAAAAGGTCAAGAGAGAGATAAGTGCGGCGAGAAAGCAGGTGATGGATCAACCAGATCTCATATTTCCTCGCAGTGGATGCGGCGACCTGGCCGTCCTGCTGTCTCTCACCggtcagcagctctgagagctCTGATAGCAGATGGTGAAAATCCCTCACGGTGTCtttatctgtctttttcctGCAGGATCCCCAGCCAGGCGGCGAGGAAGGCCAATAATCTCGTACACACAGACTCGCCCACTGCCACTGACAACTAGCAAACTGCAGTCTAATCCCAACATGTTCGAAACAGCCACAGCCAACGTCTGACCACCAAGGAGCAGGCGTCCATAAACTCTCTTTCAGCCAGTGCTCCGAGAGGCTGAAACACGTTAAATGTCCAGACTTATCGTGTCAGTTGACGTTGTTTTGTCGGTAAATTCAGTCATACTTTGTACAAAAAGTTGAGTGCTGTCAAGATAAAGCGAGATGTTCTGGCGTGTTTCTGCCGCAGATAAGACTCCACTTTACTCGGACTTTTAGCAGGAAGTGAGTCGTATGACAACAAATTCTTCTGCATAttctttgctttgtttgctatttttaaGTCTAGAATAGCCAGTTTAGAGAGACTTTTATTGACTGTTAGCCTGAATCTAAGGAATCCACTTGACTTCTTTTCCATACTGTCAAAACTCCAACAAGTACTGATTTATAGAAATTGATTTCTAAATGTTGTAACAACTTGTGTTGGGATTTAAGTTCACTGTACGACTTTTTTTGGTGGCGGGGGGAGGGAactatattgtttttattgtttcattgttATGATTCCCAGAAAATGGTACCTTCAGGAGaatatttcaataaatcaaGATGGTTGTAAAAATCCCGAAGTCCAAACTTTTCTATGTATCACTGACTACATCTGCATTACAGTAAAGAAGAACAGTGTTTGACTTTTTGACtttgacagaaacatgatgAAACACGTTCCCAAAGGACGAATCTCACAAAATTTGGTGAtcttctgacttttcctctagcgcaACCAGCGGGTCAGATTCTTCACTTTcgtgcagacattcatggttcccaatGATGTTTCCTCTAATTTTGACTTCATCTGGTCAAACCTTTGACCAAattcctgcaaaactaatgacattcccatcagctccTGCTCTACTTTATTTGTTGTGCTAATCGCCAAACtttagcatgctggtgttagcatttagctcaaagcaccactgtgctaaTAGCCTCACAGATCCATTATTGTGGCTGTAAAGCCTTGCTTCCTTGTCATTTTTGTAAGAATCATCTTGCTGGGGAGGTCGGCAGCTGTGTCAGCCAACAAAGACGCTCCAATTTAGAAGACAGGGCGTGACAGCAAAGTTTTTAAGGTGACATGTTTAAAAGGGATTATTTCATGGCGGAGCCTTTCCTTTTTCTCCGCGGGTGTCAGGAGATTGACAATGAACAGAGCGTGACATAATGCATGCACCGATTTAAAAAACAGTCCGTTCAGGCAAAATTAAATAACCTGAAAACTCCGACAAAAGCTAATTTAAATCTAATGTTTACTGTGATTGAAAATGCAGCTCGGAGACTCTTTTAGACTCAGTTTTCACATGGCTCGCAGCGCATGAGGAGCGGAAAATGAGCCCTGATATTTCCGGCTGTAATATTCTTGTATTATGTGCATATTTAATGGGTATTACTGGGTTTTAGGTGGGAGTCAGAGGCATCTTTGTGCATGGAGTCACTTTGATCCTGACCTAAACCTCCAAATCCAACTCTTTCAAGAAGGAGtggatctcacacacacaccacgggCCCAGATACCCCCCACATCCCTCCCCCATTACAGCACACATccatcatcacatcacatgtcctcttgcacacagacaaacacacacagagcagctgtagCTAAGTTTAGCCTCCATCAGGTCACGGTGGAATATTCAGCCaagagagaaacactgctggtgTTTTAACGACCATACGGGAGGATCTGACATTGTGTGGGAAAGATTAAAAACACTCTGCAGTTTCAAAAAGGCGtgagtctgttttattttgctctctctctttgcgAGTAGCCTGTGCGCTGAATTTTGAACTAGTGTAACTCTtccataaaacaaacacacccacacacacacacacactcatctctgAGCGTGAGCCAGCATTGCCTCAGAGACGCTGATCATAACTCACTACAAAATGTACGTTGCTGCAAGAACTTGTAAGAGTGCAATAAAGTGATGCTGTTTGcatattgatgtgtgtgtgtgtgtgtgtgtgtgtgtgtgtgtgtgtaccaggcAGACAGtagtacacactcacacagtagCTCAACATTAATCAGACGCCTGTAAACACACTGGACGACTTGGAGCCTGGTACTGAAAACAAATCCTCGCTTTATTATTTTTGCTCCGCCGCTCCTGCCGCCGCCTCCGATCTCATGAAAATAATAGCATGACATCAATCTGCATGATTTTGGAGCAGCACACGTCATAATAAGGTCAAATGCCTCCCGAAAGGGCACGGCTTACTTTGATATCAAAATGCTATGCAACTGCTTTTGACAC from Chaetodon auriga isolate fChaAug3 chromosome 21, fChaAug3.hap1, whole genome shotgun sequence encodes the following:
- the smpx gene encoding small muscular protein, with protein sequence MSKPSSNVKALQANLNIPMGALRPGAGHPVKRREETVDTEEAHSPDQTSAAAQTPEEKKALPGAVKLPGPAVNLSELQNVKSELRWVTKD